GCCATTGGTGCATATCCTTTTTGCAGAACTACATTAAATATGTGGAAGCACAAACTGAAAATGTTTACATGCCAACCAAGCTTTGTTTTGTATATACATTTGTATTTTATGTCTTAACAAAAGTTaggtgatgttttttttttaaacacaagtTAAGTGATGTTAAGCCCAAAGCTTTGTTTATCAGCATCAATATTATATGTGTTtcctatctatattattaaaacaaaagtatttTTGATACTATTTCGAAACATGAATATAAGTATAAAAGAGAActgtttgaaaacatggataACGGTATAAAAAaagtatagtatttttttagtaatttcattaactgtatttttatatttcagtcagtttaacaatttcatttattatattacattaacaatacatcagatcattaattatattaccataataataatagtgcatatttttatttattagttaatcatcATTAATTTTgtgtcaattataaaataaaaaaatgtaaaataattggggtttgcatatggttaaacgttcggtttagtttgttttactaattttttttttaattttagtttcaatcaGTGCGaaattacgtagccaaaaacataacTCAAAGATATGCTTTGTGAATAAAATagtaacttaaatcaaaataataaaaatgtattatatttattgtcacttaatttttcactccatataattattttactaaataaaaaactctttctattttacttaatttaaccaaacacatagaaatagtcatttttattagtttaaaaaatcaGTTACGCATAAACATTGGCTATCCATATAGGTACGGGTTGTTCTTTtcgggtattttttttttaaattaggccCCGCTTGAatgttataaatttatgtgtgggttTTGAGTTGAATCATTTTGGGTCTGGATGAGTTCGGTTCTAATGTataggaacctaaaaatatctaaatatcaaatgtatctgaaacgggttcggatatttgtaccaaaaataaccatGTTATCCGATTCAGTCAAAATcatttgaatacaattagttatattattatccatctaaaatatataacactaattatgaaaaacaaatagcaaTATATAAGAATGTAAGAACCAATATCCGCGCGGGTATCAATTTCTAGTGATTTCTTATGACCAATATTAACTAAATAGGAGAGTATATAATTCAGTGCTGATAAACACTATATTGATGTTTGTTATTGGAACACCATAGACACTGCACATTAGAATTTACACAACTATTCTAATGAATCCAATGTAAACTATTTTTCTCCAACTAGCTGCTTCCACATGTATCAAGTTGTTTCCTCACTGGAAGAAATGACCAACTTAACCGACACCCTTCAGGCACATCACTCATCTATGTCACCATTCTGTTTTTTTCTCTGAAGCCGTCTCCTTCGGTATCTCCAAGCCACTTGAATCTGCATAGCTGCTCGTAGCCTCCAATAAGGAGACTCATACCTTATGGCTCCTTGCACTCGATTGCTTCTTAGGAATCTAGAGAACACGCTCGTTACATCTTCAAGATCTGCTACACTCAGCGAAAACGCCTCCACGTTTGTCACACACCTAACACTTCTGTTGCTAACCAAACCCTTTGTCGGCATCTTTATCCTAGTCCCATCTGCAAGTTTCATTAACATATTCAGTTCCAATCTTAGGGAGTTACAAACACATAGACCACAAAGCTATTAGCAAAAGGAGGCGTACCAGGGTCTACCGAAGAGCGTTCGAGGCACCAAGTGAGGAGTTCTTCACCACAAACGTCTCCTTCTGACAATGGCAGAACAGAACCGTCTTCTCCAATGCTCTCCATCTCACCTCTCACTATGAATACCATTTTCTCAACTAGACCTTTACGGCGCAACACCGTGCTACTCCTTATGTACCTCCTTTGTTTCAGCCTCTCACGGATGGCATCTAAGATCAATTCATCCATCAAAGAAAATATCCACACCTGCATACCAATAACAGTTCAGAACTACCTCTTTCTAAAGtacacacaaaaatatttagtgaAATGTATTCATTGTGCTTATGCTTGTTTACCTTCTTGAGAAACTTGAAGAGATGGCGTTTTATATCTCTCTGAATATCATCAGGCATATTCTCAAAAATCAGCTCCTCTTTAACTCCTCTAGTAGCAGCCCAATTGAACCGCTCAGCCTCTCGCACCCTCCTGCATTTGTTGAACAAAGCACTGAGTTAGTTCAGCCCAATTCAAATGAGAAGCAAAGTTTAAGAGGCTATGAAGTAGTGAACATACTTCCTTATATCGTCTGGCAACAGTCTATGGCTCATCCACTGCTCCACATCACGCTGTCTCAGCATCATTTCCGTCCTCCTAATGACAAGcacaaatcatcatcatctcatttgGTCAAGTCACCATTTGTTATAAGTATTTTCTCTCTTGAAATATTATTGATGAAGTGTATATACCTTCTATCAAGAGCTTGAAGGAAGTTATGCATGTTACCGATAAGCCGCGCAAAAAGCAAAAGCCCTAGTCCAATGATGCCCATCGTAAAGTAAACCTCCCCCAGTGAGTAACTTGGGGTTTGGTTTCCAGCAAGTGTGCTTATTTGCTTTCAGaattcaaaatgaaaaaaaaaaaacagttttacatTAGATAAGTGTGATTTAAAGgattatatagttttaataaCAATCAACAAAACTACCTGGAAGCCCCAAAACAGAGAGAAACTGAATCTTGTGAAGATATTAGGTTCAGTGGTAAGATTGGCTGCCTTCAAATAGATCCCAAGTGAAAAGCCATCCTCTTGAAAACAAGCATTAACACTCTCACTATCTCTCCAGAGAGCTCGTAGATTGGTATCCCCAGAAGTACAGTCTATAATATATCTACGTTCATCCATCGTAAAATTCCCAGCTTGTAACAAGCATTTCTTAACTCTCTGAAACGAACAATACAAACATGAGAAGAATCGACAAAAACCACTAGGAGTTGTGAAAACATTACAAAATGTGGTACTTACCTGGAGCCCTGCAAGATACCAGAAAGAACCAACAGCATGACCAGCAAAAATGAAGGTGAGaagattaattataaaattagacCAAGCTGACTCAAATATGAACCCGGTTGGTGATTGTCCAGCAATAAGGGGAAGAagcctgtatagctttggaatGTACTGGAATAGAAATAAGGCAATTATAGTGTTCTCCTCAAATTCTGACTTGGGTAGTATCGATAATATCATTATCTGCAAACAATACAGAGATCGTATGGTAAAAAGAAACATCTCCaagttattaagaaaaaaaaaacatttcaaggGTTAATACTACAAACCTGTGGCACAGGATAGACTATCAACAGGTCAAGAAAAAACTTTCCACGCAAGTAATTACAAGCAATTTTTCTTGGATGATCAACTAACTGGCCAGCACCAACTATTCTAGACTCAGGAGCTACATAAGCCAACCGAAACTGCGGAAAATATGACAAGGAAGAAACACATTAAAGCCAAATAAGTTTCTATACATAAGagaagagagcaaaaggagACACACCTGAAGCAGAATGTTAATGAAGAATATAAAATCCGACATACTTCTCAGAAACACAAATATTGTCGCCTTAGGCCAATCAATATCTGTGCATTTGTTGTCCTGTAATAGTCTCAAAACTCATGAGAAACATATACAGTCaaacaagagagaaagagaaggagacgTACATCTCTGATTAATAAGAGGTATACGAAGGCAGGATCTATAAAGATAGACAGCAAGCATGAAAAGGCTAAGAAACGAGTCCACATTTGAACGAATTTGGAATGAGGATTTATGATTCCAGGTACGCATCTACGAACATAGGAAGCAAACAGCTTATCCCAGCCTCTATCATAATCATGCAGAGCTTGGCGGTTGTGTGTAGCATTTACTTGGGTctaaacaagaaaaacaaagatgC
This region of Brassica napus cultivar Da-Ae chromosome C5, Da-Ae, whole genome shotgun sequence genomic DNA includes:
- the LOC106422870 gene encoding putative cyclic nucleotide-gated ion channel 19, translating into MAYPNESDEFPMLRQVPEARSRAQTRALHSRNRSVSFSDSTYSTNRVENSSGPRRTQSRPSPLVQMSGPLYDTRRPDQSFFPPSPVQPPESSISSSTVDIPSEEVVEALLKNANLLKSGQLGMCNDPYCTTCPSYYNLQAAQFHTYGVVSDSRVLNATHNRQALHDYDRGWDKLFASYVRRCVPGIINPHSKFVQMWTRFLAFSCLLSIFIDPAFVYLLLIRDDNKCTDIDWPKATIFVFLRSMSDFIFFINILLQFRLAYVAPESRIVGAGQLVDHPRKIACNYLRGKFFLDLLIVYPVPQIMILSILPKSEFEENTIIALFLFQYIPKLYRLLPLIAGQSPTGFIFESAWSNFIINLLTFIFAGHAVGSFWYLAGLQRVKKCLLQAGNFTMDERRYIIDCTSGDTNLRALWRDSESVNACFQEDGFSLGIYLKAANLTTEPNIFTRFSFSLFWGFQQISTLAGNQTPSYSLGEVYFTMGIIGLGLLLFARLIGNMHNFLQALDRRRTEMMLRQRDVEQWMSHRLLPDDIRKRVREAERFNWAATRGVKEELIFENMPDDIQRDIKRHLFKFLKKVWIFSLMDELILDAIRERLKQRRYIRSSTVLRRKGLVEKMVFIVRGEMESIGEDGSVLPLSEGDVCGEELLTWCLERSSVDPGTPPFANSFVVYVFVTP